In the genome of Triticum urartu cultivar G1812 chromosome 5, Tu2.1, whole genome shotgun sequence, one region contains:
- the LOC125510197 gene encoding U-box domain-containing protein 73-like produces MSGRRNRGGASAPPALAPPGPGERPPPPSQSSRRPAVATLEQRLRSSVEREIDEASAMQPAEAGQGSSSPAPASSRPRFWPRARQAARKVLGISKKPSARSAAGTPHGQDTVPDASGTSESAAVAAARTGTGDEAGSEQQPVEVAPTRSEFAAMMQTALAKIQEGDAADDQAKRQAAIAAMEKAMTFAEMEKAMTALMKIQEDAAVSDQAQGQAAFAEMEKAMTGLMDLSHKKTSGPPKLPRDFATKWPHSEGDPLLERVMKDPIILASGYTVDKSCQQWSLAQKNTCPVTGHSLPHSLTAPNHLLHDMIAEWCLDHSNLARSSIGRSLPLVPPAEDEIQEILELFSGHPVRQKEALRMLNLMSKTSKGMQPCLAKWPELTPLLMNLRKHWMNVWSADIEAQRISLIHNLSMHRPNREILAGQNEVPAVLKNVVERAGKLGLSASLLAMVASIIATLSEFDVFRKRMVTIGGMKMLSGLLKIEDVVLRKETGAAILALCADEEAKLSAAVSDVPDRLLECFMATDEFLLLLDRLPKSPEALDMICDKAMELVNIVMEEDAGGMVTSQGIHSAISLIFVITERDVGKLKVKNVEDFKERLRELSSKRIPMQTMFQVEKIIKTLSEMFPAPTTQLQNQ; encoded by the exons ATGTCAGGGAGGAGAAACAGAGGCGGAGCAAGTGCGCCTCCTGCGCTTGCTCCTCCTGGACCTGGAGAGAGGCCACCGCCACCCTCCCAGAGCTCCAGGAGGCCGGCGGTCGCCACCTTGGAACAGCGGCTGCGTTCCAGTGTCGAGCGGGAGATAGACGAGGCCAGCGCCATGCAGCCCGCCGAGGCCGGACAAGGGAGCTCCTCCCCCGCCCCGGCATCATCGCGGCCAAGATTCTGGCCGCGAGCGCGGCAGGCGGCTAGGAAGGTTCTTGGCATCAGCAAGAAACCCTCCGCGAGGTCAGCAGCAGGAACCCCGCACGGGCAGGACACGGTACCTGACGCCTCCGGCACGTCGGAGTCGGCGGCCGTGGCGGCGGCAAGAACTGGGACCGGTGATGAAGCCGGGTCGGAGCAGCAGCCTGTAGAGGTCGCCCCCACGCGGTCTGAGTTCGCCGCCATGATGCAAACTGCGTTGGCGAAGATCCAGGAGGGTGACGCGGCCGACGACCAAGCCAAACGGCAGGCAGCGATCGCCGCGATGGAGAAGGCAATGACGTTCGCCGAGATGGAGAAGGCAATGACTGCGTTGATGAAGATCCAGGAGGATGCCGCGGTCAGCGACCAAGCCCAAGGGCAGGCAGCGTTCGCCGAGATGGAGAAGGCAATGACCGGCCTCATGGACCTCTCCCACAAGAAGACATCGGGGCCACCGAAACTCCCTCGCGATTTCGCTACCAAATGGCCTCATAGCGAA GGTGATCCACTGCTTGAACGAGTAATGAAAGATCCTATTATATTGGCTTCTGGATAT ACTGTTGATAAATCATGCCAACAGTGGTCCCTTGCACAGAAAAATACCTGCCCTGTTACTGGTCACTCCTTGCCCCACTCACTCACTGCTCCAAACCACCTCCTCCATGACATGATTGCTGAGTGGTGCCTCGACCACTCTAACCTTGCCCGCTCCAGCATTGGACGCTCGCTCCCCTTGGTGCCACCTGCAGAGGATGAAATTCAAGAGATCCTAGAACTGTTCTCAGGGCATCCAGTACGGCAGAAAGAGGCCTTGCGGATGCTCAATCTAATGTCCAAAACATCCAAGGGAATGCAACCTTGCCTTGCCAAGTGGCCAGAGCTGACCCCACTGCTGATGAATCTTAGGAAGCACTGGATGAATGTATGGTCAGCTGATATTGAGGCGCAGAGGATCTCATTAATCCATAATTTGTCCATGCACAGGCCCAACAGGGAGATCCTAGCCGGTCAGAATGAAGTACCAGCTGTTCTAAAGAATGTCGTCGAGAGGGCAGGAAAGCTTGGACTTTCAGCATCATTGTTGGCCATGGTAGCTTCTATAATTGCAACACTGTCAGAGTTTGATGTGTTCAGGAAAAGAATGGTGACAATAGGGGGAATGAAAATGCTCAGTGGTCTACTCAAGATTGAGGATGTTGTACTAAGGAAGGAGACTGGCGCTGCAATCCTTGCACTCTGTGCAGATGAGGAGGCCAAGTTATCAGCTGCTGTTAGTGACGTGCCTGATAGGCTGCTcgaatgcttcatggccaccgaTGAGTTCCTGCTCCTGCTCGACCGTCTACCAAAATCTCCAGAGGCGCTGGACATGATCTGTGACAAGGCTATGGAATTGGTGAATATCGTCATGGAGGAAGATGCTGGTGGAATGGTAACCTCTCAGGGCATCCACTCTGCGATCTCCTTGATCTTCGTCATTACGGAGAGGGATGTGGGTAAGCTGAAGGTGAAGAACGTGGAGGATTTCAAGGAGCGGCTGCGGGAGCTTTCGTCCAAGAGAATACCGATGCAGACGATGTTTCAGGTGGAAAAAATAATCAAGACCCTGTCAGAAATGTTTCCAGCTCCTACGACGCAGTTACAGAACCAGTAA
- the LOC125556480 gene encoding auxin-responsive protein IAA26-like, with the protein MGSYGGDDGGVELTELTLAPPGERARRARRARKGVEAAAFVKVSMDGTPYLRKVDVAAYGDYLELLQELNAMFYCCSIGLMDGYGQWEHAVVYEDGDGDWMLVGDVPWEMFVCSCRRMRVMRACEARGLSANA; encoded by the exons ATGGGTAGCTATGGTGGAGACGATGGCGGCGTGGAGCTGACCGAGCTGACGCTGGCGCCGCCGGGCGAGAGGGCGCGGAGGGCGAGGCGGGCGAGGAAgggcgtcgaggcggcggcgtTCGTGAAGGTGAGCATGGACGGGACGCCGTACCTGCGCAAGGTGGACGTGGCGGCCTACGGCGACTACCTCGAGCTCCTCCAGGAGCTCAACGCCATGTTCTACTGCTGCTCCATCG GCCTGATGGACGGGTACGGCCAGTGGGAGCACGCCGTGGTGTACGAGGACGGCGACGGCGACTGGATGCTCGTCGGCGACGTGCCCTGGGA GATGTTCGTGTGTTCGTGCAGGCGGATGAGAGTGATGCGAGCGTGCGAGGCGAGAGGGCTGAGCGCCAACGCGTGA